A genomic window from Fusarium oxysporum Fo47 chromosome X, complete sequence includes:
- a CDS encoding Cupredoxin, with the protein MWVYAVDGLYVVPMLVEAITMENGERYSVLLHLDQTPGNYSIRAASAIPQVITTSAVLQYACPGVQSNPGPSDPYITVSGANSTKDVNFFNTVEQRTFQAPPISQQVNATYILHTGSMNRGCLWSLNHTCYDASLEDTSQIPLLGGPASAVDFPGLVMNSTFGSWTDIILLSTDLGAPHHPIHKHSNKAYIIGQGTGPFNFTTVAEAASAMPEAFNLVNPPLRDSFVIPAVGFEPTWLAIRFQSVNPGPSFIHCHIASHLGGGMAMIFMDGTDRWPSVPDQFINYDGGLWDASTIVASSSTSRAAPTTQPSSGDDTKSSGVAGRSTIRGWWYLACLTFVPYGLL; encoded by the coding sequence ATGTGGGTATATGCCGTGGACGGTCTTTATGTCGTGCCCATGTTAGTCGAGGCTATCACCATGGAGAATGGCGAGAGATACTCCGTTCTGTTGCATCTTGATCAAACTCCAGGCAACTATTCTATCCGTGCCGCATCGGCGATCCCTCAGGTCATAACCACCAGTGCTGTGCTCCAGTATGCATGCCCAGGAGTTCAGAGCAACCCAGGACCGTCCGACCCATACATTACAGTCTCCGGTGCGAATTCGACCAAAGacgtcaacttcttcaataCTGTCGAGCAGCGCACCTTCCAAGCGCCTCCCATCTCGCAACAGGTTAACGCAACATACATCCTGCACACTGGCAGCATGAATCGAGGCTGTCTATGGTCCTTGAACCACACTTGTTATGATGCGAGCCTAGAGGACACAAGTCAAATACCGCTCTTAGGCGGGCCAGCCTCTGCAGTTGATTTTCCGGGACTCGTAATGAATTCAACATTCGGATCATGGACCGACATTATCCTCTTGTCTACAGATCTCGGCGCCCCCCACCACCCGATTCACAAGCACAGCAACAAGGCTTACATTATCGGACAGGGCACCGGGCCTTTCAATTTCACCACGGTGGCTGAAGCTGCTAGCGCAATGCCGGAAGCTTTCAACTTGGTCAACCCGCCGCTCCGAGACAGCTTTGTTATCCCGGCCGTTGGATTTGAGCCAACCTGGCTAGCCATCCGCTTCCAGAGTGTCAATCCGGGACCGTCCTTCATTCACTGCCACATTGCGAGTCACCTTGGTGGCGGTATGGCCATGATTTTCATGGATGGTACCGACAGGTGGCCGTCGGTACCAGACCAGTTCATAAACTATGATGGGGGATTGTGGGATGCATCAACCATCGTTGCCTCAAGCAGCACTTCAAGGGCAGCCCCTACTACCCAACCATCGTCGGGTGATGACACGAAATCTTCGGGGGTAGCCGGCAGATCGACTATCAGGGGATGGTGGTATCTCGCCTGTCTCACATTTGTACCTTATGGATTGCTATAG